A window from Pyrococcus kukulkanii encodes these proteins:
- a CDS encoding carbohydrate ABC transporter permease, producing MKAKHVPYLLLLPAVAYLLFFIGYPLVQALYLAFTKNGAFSLETVRRATSDPTFWQALKYTILLAVAIVPVQLILALILALAVNRAFRGKDFTIYSLIIPLTISDVAAGLIWYTMLSDYGFMNKLLLNLGLVSQPIHFFGYEYRMMEFLAIVIAEVWRATAIVFVIILAGLQMISREYLEAAEVFGAGYWTRLRKIVIPMLKPSIQSALIIRTLFAMQVFGVVWILAGRDIPVLAGEGFYQLTEIKDYGVASIYALTIALLSIILGALYVKFLKAEYLEVRT from the coding sequence ATGAAAGCAAAACATGTTCCTTATTTGCTTCTCTTGCCAGCGGTGGCATATCTTCTATTTTTTATTGGTTATCCTCTAGTTCAGGCTCTTTACTTAGCTTTTACAAAGAATGGGGCGTTTTCTCTTGAGACAGTTAGAAGAGCTACCTCTGACCCGACCTTTTGGCAGGCCCTCAAGTACACTATACTGCTTGCGGTAGCTATCGTGCCAGTTCAGTTAATTCTAGCTTTAATATTAGCTTTAGCAGTTAATAGGGCATTTAGAGGTAAAGACTTTACAATATATTCTTTGATAATTCCCCTAACGATTAGTGATGTTGCTGCGGGCTTAATCTGGTACACGATGCTTTCCGATTATGGTTTTATGAACAAGCTACTTCTGAACTTGGGCCTCGTTTCCCAGCCGATCCACTTCTTTGGTTACGAGTATAGGATGATGGAGTTTCTGGCCATAGTTATAGCCGAGGTGTGGAGGGCTACTGCCATAGTCTTTGTCATAATACTTGCAGGATTGCAAATGATTAGTAGGGAGTACCTCGAAGCTGCTGAAGTGTTTGGTGCTGGTTACTGGACGAGGCTCAGGAAAATAGTAATCCCAATGCTTAAACCAAGCATCCAGAGTGCCCTAATAATTAGAACACTGTTTGCGATGCAGGTCTTCGGTGTCGTCTGGATCTTAGCAGGGAGAGATATTCCAGTTCTGGCCGGAGAGGGATTCTATCAATTGACGGAAATTAAAGACTATGGAGTTGCGTCAATTTATGCATTGACTATCGCATTGCTCTCGATAATCCTTGGGGCACTGTACGTCAAGTTCCTAAAAGCTGAGTACTTGGAGGTGAGGACATGA
- a CDS encoding ABC transporter substrate-binding protein, with protein sequence MKKAVGILAALLLAVAVFVSGCIGGGGPTKIVWASTQLNPPEERAFVLNELIPPFKDKTSIDVDFIPISYSDLATRLEGEEQSGQVTIDVVADLHGGLDYFNAKGWLTDLSDKVKTLQGRTFIESYMNYATDRNGKVFYVPWMSATYVMVVNKEAFKYLPSGLTEQDVIQGTEKWTYENLLAWVKNIYEKTGKKAFGLPAGPKGLLHRFIHGYLYPSFTGYEAKKFDSSEAIDMWNYFKELWKYTNPASTTWDAMADPLLQGEVLIAWDHTARIKNAIVTKPDQFVVVPVPRGPKGRGFIVVLAGLAIPKNAPHPDEAWKLIDYLTQPETQVKVLEKVGFFPTVKEAANAVPEGPLKILVEGVTAQSSTKDALIVMIPNLGEKGGEFSGIYRDAFKRIILQGEDPQKVISELGPKLHNLFKEKGIPEP encoded by the coding sequence ATGAAGAAGGCTGTTGGGATTTTAGCAGCCCTCCTCTTAGCTGTAGCAGTGTTTGTCAGTGGATGTATTGGTGGGGGAGGGCCAACGAAAATCGTATGGGCTTCTACACAGCTGAATCCACCAGAAGAAAGAGCTTTTGTCCTAAATGAGCTTATTCCGCCCTTTAAAGATAAGACCAGCATTGATGTCGATTTTATCCCCATAAGTTACTCTGATCTAGCAACGAGGCTTGAAGGTGAGGAGCAATCTGGGCAAGTGACCATTGACGTTGTTGCAGATCTTCACGGTGGTCTTGATTACTTTAATGCTAAGGGCTGGCTAACTGATTTGAGTGATAAGGTAAAGACCCTCCAAGGAAGAACGTTCATAGAGAGCTACATGAACTACGCCACCGATAGGAACGGTAAGGTCTTCTACGTTCCATGGATGAGTGCAACCTATGTTATGGTTGTCAACAAGGAAGCCTTTAAGTACCTCCCATCGGGACTTACCGAGCAGGATGTTATCCAGGGAACTGAGAAGTGGACCTATGAGAATCTCTTAGCTTGGGTTAAGAACATCTATGAAAAGACTGGAAAGAAAGCCTTTGGGCTTCCGGCTGGGCCAAAAGGATTATTACACAGGTTCATACATGGTTATCTCTATCCGAGCTTTACAGGATATGAGGCTAAGAAGTTCGACAGCTCTGAGGCAATAGATATGTGGAACTACTTCAAGGAGCTCTGGAAGTACACTAATCCAGCATCAACGACCTGGGATGCAATGGCAGACCCACTCTTACAGGGTGAGGTTCTAATTGCCTGGGATCACACAGCTAGAATAAAGAATGCCATTGTGACTAAGCCCGACCAATTCGTGGTAGTCCCAGTTCCAAGGGGACCGAAGGGCAGGGGGTTCATTGTAGTGCTGGCAGGACTTGCAATTCCAAAGAACGCTCCACACCCAGATGAGGCTTGGAAGCTCATTGACTATCTTACTCAGCCAGAAACCCAGGTTAAAGTTCTAGAGAAGGTAGGATTCTTCCCAACAGTAAAAGAAGCCGCTAATGCCGTTCCAGAGGGGCCACTTAAGATTCTAGTTGAGGGAGTAACTGCACAATCATCAACAAAGGATGCTTTAATTGTCATGATTCCAAACCTTGGTGAGAAGGGTGGTGAGTTCAGCGGTATCTACAGGGATGCCTTTAAGAGAATAATCCTCCAAGGTGAGGATCCACAGAAGGTTATTAGTGAGCTAGGGCCAAAACTTCACAATCTCTTCAAGGAGAAGGGAATTCCTGAGCCATGA
- a CDS encoding tetratricopeptide repeat protein — MKEITREWENAIKEKNCEKLLEIIEDYLDIIEEEEQLKKELERAGQVAIECENFDLIHEIAHTYEHLGETEKGIELYKKVVEKRKGKDREEYAEALYYLADAYEHFGMPEEALKAYEELLKVEEELGNEKEKALTLANIAIVKDELEETEEAIRIMEKARNIFAKLNDEKNYLISLIDLAHFHYELGEYEKAMKLIQEVLRNPIDEEIEVHSRLVESEIYAGRGENKKAALSLRKALQRAESDEDLYGIAFESVLEFIEGLFNESNYQALKDVAPVFAELFEDDTRQFFQAIEKLAEWRLGNEEAKKEFEELYGKIENEDLKAMLDEWKRPKLSLGLSL; from the coding sequence ATGAAAGAGATTACAAGAGAGTGGGAGAACGCGATAAAAGAAAAGAACTGTGAAAAGCTCCTTGAGATTATTGAAGATTACCTAGACATAATAGAAGAGGAAGAACAGTTGAAAAAGGAGCTGGAAAGGGCAGGACAAGTTGCAATAGAATGCGAGAACTTTGATTTAATCCACGAAATCGCACACACGTACGAGCACTTAGGGGAAACAGAAAAAGGAATAGAATTGTACAAAAAGGTTGTTGAAAAAAGGAAAGGTAAAGACAGAGAGGAGTACGCGGAAGCACTTTATTACCTAGCTGATGCGTATGAGCACTTTGGGATGCCTGAAGAGGCCCTAAAAGCCTATGAAGAACTCCTTAAGGTAGAGGAAGAACTAGGAAATGAGAAGGAGAAGGCACTAACACTTGCCAACATCGCGATCGTTAAGGATGAGCTCGAAGAGACGGAAGAGGCAATAAGAATAATGGAGAAGGCGAGGAACATCTTCGCAAAGCTAAATGACGAGAAGAACTACCTTATAAGCCTGATCGACCTAGCCCACTTCCACTACGAGCTAGGAGAGTACGAGAAGGCAATGAAACTTATACAAGAAGTCCTAAGGAACCCCATAGATGAGGAGATAGAGGTTCACTCAAGGCTCGTTGAGAGTGAAATATACGCGGGAAGAGGAGAGAACAAGAAAGCTGCTTTAAGCTTAAGAAAGGCGCTTCAGAGGGCGGAGAGTGATGAAGATCTATATGGGATTGCATTCGAGTCAGTCCTCGAGTTTATTGAGGGGCTCTTCAACGAATCAAACTATCAGGCCTTAAAAGATGTAGCCCCAGTATTCGCCGAGCTCTTTGAAGATGACACGAGACAGTTCTTCCAGGCGATAGAGAAGCTTGCAGAGTGGAGACTTGGAAACGAAGAAGCAAAGAAAGAGTTCGAGGAGCTATATGGAAAAATAGAGAACGAAGATTTAAAGGCAATGCTTGACGAGTGGAAGAGGCCCAAGCTCAGTTTGGGTTTAAGCCTTTAA
- a CDS encoding elongation factor 1-beta, translated as MSDFNLVGVIRVMPSDPEVNLDELEEKLKAVIPEKYGLAKVEREPIAFGLVALKFYVLGKDEEGYSFDEVAEKFKEVENVESAEVETVSRI; from the coding sequence ATGAGCGACTTCAACCTTGTTGGGGTTATTAGGGTAATGCCAAGCGACCCAGAGGTAAACCTTGATGAGCTTGAGGAGAAGCTTAAGGCAGTAATTCCAGAGAAGTATGGCCTTGCAAAGGTCGAGAGGGAGCCAATAGCCTTCGGTTTAGTTGCACTAAAGTTCTACGTCCTTGGAAAGGATGAAGAGGGTTATTCATTCGATGAAGTTGCGGAGAAGTTCAAAGAAGTGGAGAACGTAGAGAGCGCTGAGGTTGAGACTGTATCAAGGATTTAA
- a CDS encoding zinc finger domain-containing protein gives MKFEIPVCTSCGREITPREHATHFVCPNCGEAIIWRCETCRLLAKPYKCPKCGWEGP, from the coding sequence ATGAAGTTCGAGATACCCGTATGTACCTCATGTGGAAGGGAGATCACACCTAGGGAGCATGCCACTCACTTCGTCTGTCCCAACTGCGGCGAAGCTATAATCTGGAGATGTGAAACCTGCAGGCTTCTAGCGAAGCCTTATAAGTGCCCGAAGTGTGGATGGGAGGGACCCTGA
- a CDS encoding NAD-dependent epimerase/dehydratase family protein — protein MRVLVTGGAGFIGSHLVDALMERGYEVRVLDDLSAGVLENIERWLDHERFEFIKGDMRDPGIVEEAVKDVDVVFHLAANPEVRIGSQSPELLYETNVLITYNLLQAMRDSNAKYLVFTSSSTVYGDAEKLPTPEDYAPLEPISVYGGAKLAAEAMISGYAHTFDFNALIIRLANIIGKRSNHGVIYDFINKLRRNPEELEILGDGTQRKSYLHVSDTIEGMLTIFEHFRKEGKRVDFYNLGNEDWITVREIAEIVSEEMGLSPEFKFTGGVDGGRGWKGDVKLMLLDISKAKRTGWRPRLNSHEAVRRTVRELLGKDL, from the coding sequence ATGAGGGTTTTGGTGACGGGGGGTGCTGGGTTTATAGGGTCTCACTTGGTGGATGCGTTGATGGAGAGGGGATATGAGGTAAGGGTTCTTGATGACTTGAGCGCTGGAGTCCTTGAGAATATAGAGAGGTGGCTCGATCACGAGAGGTTCGAGTTCATAAAGGGAGACATGAGGGATCCTGGGATAGTGGAGGAGGCTGTGAAGGATGTTGACGTTGTCTTTCATCTTGCTGCAAACCCTGAAGTCAGGATAGGCTCCCAAAGCCCCGAGCTCCTTTATGAGACGAATGTGCTGATAACTTATAACCTCCTTCAGGCCATGAGGGATTCTAACGCTAAGTACTTGGTCTTTACATCATCTTCAACCGTCTACGGTGACGCCGAGAAGCTTCCGACCCCGGAAGACTATGCTCCCCTTGAGCCAATAAGCGTTTATGGGGGAGCTAAGCTGGCGGCTGAGGCCATGATAAGTGGCTACGCTCACACTTTTGACTTCAACGCCCTGATAATTAGGCTTGCAAACATAATAGGGAAGAGGTCTAACCATGGCGTCATCTATGATTTCATAAACAAGCTGAGGAGGAATCCTGAGGAGCTTGAGATTTTGGGGGATGGGACTCAGAGGAAGAGCTACCTTCACGTGAGTGATACAATTGAGGGCATGCTCACGATATTCGAGCACTTCAGAAAGGAGGGTAAGAGGGTCGACTTCTACAACTTGGGTAACGAGGACTGGATAACCGTTAGGGAGATAGCCGAGATAGTCAGCGAGGAGATGGGCCTGAGTCCCGAGTTCAAGTTCACGGGTGGTGTTGATGGGGGAAGGGGCTGGAAGGGAGATGTTAAGTTGATGCTCCTCGATATAAGCAAGGCCAAGAGGACTGGCTGGAGACCGAGGCTGAACAGCCACGAAGCCGTGAGGAGAACCGTTCGAGAGTTGCTAGGGAAAGATTTATAA
- a CDS encoding geranylgeranylglycerol-phosphate geranylgeranyltransferase: protein MEGKAFIEIMRPHNCILAGIVGILGALVAYEGIPGLKKLALIFLVVYFGCSAGNTINDYFDYEIDKINRPERPIPRGAIPRKVALYYALIQYSIGLILAYFLGVEAFLFAFVAYALTFLYAWKLKPLPFVGNLAVATLTGVTPIYGAVGVGRIGLAGYLAVCAFLVNVAREIMKDIEDVEGDREMGARTLPIILGERKAGIIASIFGFATVIASFLPVKVGIGLGYAPMIIVDGMILKASIDVLRDPKKANKSQKSLKMATFIAVISFLLGALTRGV, encoded by the coding sequence GTGGAGGGTAAAGCTTTCATCGAGATCATGAGACCCCACAACTGCATCTTAGCTGGGATAGTTGGCATTTTAGGTGCCCTAGTTGCCTATGAGGGAATTCCCGGACTGAAAAAGCTAGCCCTAATATTTTTGGTGGTGTACTTCGGCTGTTCTGCGGGGAACACCATTAATGACTACTTCGACTACGAGATAGACAAGATAAACAGGCCAGAGAGGCCGATCCCCAGGGGGGCAATTCCCAGGAAGGTCGCATTGTACTATGCATTAATTCAGTACTCAATTGGGTTAATCCTAGCATATTTCCTTGGGGTTGAAGCGTTTCTCTTCGCATTTGTAGCTTACGCTCTAACTTTCCTTTATGCATGGAAGCTCAAGCCCCTTCCCTTCGTGGGGAATTTAGCCGTGGCAACGCTAACCGGAGTTACCCCAATATATGGGGCTGTTGGAGTAGGTAGAATTGGGCTTGCCGGGTACTTGGCCGTATGCGCGTTCCTCGTTAATGTTGCGAGGGAGATAATGAAGGACATTGAAGACGTTGAAGGGGACAGGGAGATGGGAGCGAGAACCCTGCCAATAATCCTGGGAGAGAGAAAGGCTGGAATAATAGCTTCAATCTTTGGCTTCGCCACAGTTATAGCTTCATTCCTTCCTGTTAAGGTTGGAATAGGGCTGGGATACGCCCCAATGATAATAGTAGATGGCATGATATTAAAGGCAAGCATCGATGTTCTGAGAGATCCCAAGAAGGCCAATAAGTCACAGAAAAGTTTGAAGATGGCTACATTCATAGCAGTTATAAGCTTCTTGTTAGGAGCATTAACCAGGGGGGTATGA
- a CDS encoding ribonucleoside-triphosphate reductase has product MLEDIIRENMDKDGLWLVITFKTQSGPLDTMKMLEKAVRKAGWEVTFKANWWTADIPYGLVRIDAKKGDKEKIILGKWILGKELEVIGVQNLDLERGKEEFFRMVDSITSTLIHDPVIRTMREQY; this is encoded by the coding sequence ATGTTGGAGGACATAATTAGGGAGAACATGGATAAGGATGGGCTGTGGCTTGTTATTACTTTTAAAACGCAATCCGGCCCATTAGATACTATGAAAATGCTCGAAAAAGCTGTAAGAAAAGCTGGATGGGAGGTAACGTTTAAGGCAAACTGGTGGACAGCGGATATTCCCTATGGCCTAGTCAGGATTGACGCAAAGAAGGGAGATAAAGAAAAGATCATCCTGGGAAAGTGGATCCTGGGGAAAGAGCTTGAGGTTATAGGAGTTCAAAACCTAGACTTAGAGAGGGGTAAAGAAGAGTTCTTCAGGATGGTTGACAGTATAACATCAACCCTAATCCATGACCCCGTGATAAGGACGATGAGGGAGCAGTACTGA
- a CDS encoding sulfite exporter TauE/SafE family protein yields MLEFAVLGLGIGFLAGLLGVGGGFLIVPTLVILGKPIHLAIGTSLACITVSSFSSAVTHLRRDSVLPKVVLLKEVFSVPSAILGSYASSLLPEKALRIAFGILLLYLSYTLLKKREEGDENPNINYRAIPIIGIISGTMSGLLGISGGVLNVPLFHSLAGIPMRYAIGTSSLALFFTALAGSIGHYRLGHVDPRIILTLAPGLIVGGYLGATTAHKTHPEILKKIFAMFLVIMALRMIL; encoded by the coding sequence ATGCTTGAGTTCGCGGTTCTTGGATTAGGCATAGGCTTCCTCGCTGGGCTCCTCGGGGTGGGAGGAGGTTTCCTGATAGTTCCCACCCTAGTTATCCTGGGGAAGCCCATTCACCTCGCAATAGGGACGAGCTTGGCGTGCATAACGGTAAGCTCCTTCTCTTCGGCCGTGACCCATCTAAGAAGGGATTCCGTGTTACCTAAAGTTGTTTTGTTGAAAGAGGTATTTTCAGTTCCCTCCGCGATTTTAGGCTCCTATGCCTCGTCCCTATTGCCTGAGAAAGCCCTCAGGATAGCGTTTGGGATTTTACTCCTGTACCTCTCCTACACCCTTCTGAAGAAGAGAGAAGAGGGTGATGAAAATCCGAACATAAACTACAGAGCGATTCCGATAATAGGGATCATATCAGGAACTATGAGCGGTCTCCTGGGGATAAGTGGTGGAGTTCTAAACGTCCCGCTGTTCCACTCTCTGGCAGGGATACCAATGAGGTACGCCATAGGAACTTCAAGCCTTGCCCTATTCTTTACGGCGCTCGCCGGGAGCATAGGGCACTACAGGTTGGGCCACGTTGACCCCAGGATAATCCTAACCCTAGCCCCAGGACTGATAGTGGGAGGCTACCTTGGAGCCACTACTGCCCACAAGACACATCCAGAAATCCTCAAGAAGATTTTTGCAATGTTTTTGGTGATTATGGCCTTGAGGATGATCCTTTAA
- a CDS encoding AAA family ATPase, which yields MFGRCVYRKSFINDYIITITQKFVDREEELRTLRKAFERGSLVIIYGRRRVRKTRLLVEASKDFRTLYHLCKEEEIHETLKTLNAKLFSLTNDISLLKHPIKSFYEFFERLPEDVVVIFDEFQILTKYNTRTSRLQRKRSHSTLRFQHFNDGGFDTIWQPALWKEDSLPKGRTT from the coding sequence TTGTTCGGCAGATGTGTTTATCGGAAGAGTTTTATAAATGATTATATAATCACGATTACACAAAAGTTCGTCGACAGGGAGGAGGAGCTAAGGACACTTAGGAAAGCCTTCGAGAGGGGATCCCTCGTTATAATATATGGAAGGAGGAGAGTCAGAAAGACAAGGCTCTTAGTTGAGGCATCAAAGGACTTTAGGACTCTCTATCACCTCTGTAAGGAGGAAGAAATCCACGAAACTTTAAAGACACTCAACGCGAAGCTCTTCTCACTTACAAACGACATCTCCCTGCTGAAGCATCCAATTAAGTCATTTTATGAGTTCTTTGAGCGACTTCCCGAAGATGTAGTTGTAATATTTGACGAATTTCAGATTTTAACTAAGTATAATACAAGAACATCTAGACTTCAGAGGAAAAGGAGTCATAGTACTCTGCGGTTCCAGCATTTCAATGATGGAGGATTTGATACCATATGGCAGCCCGCTCTATGGAAGGAGGACTCTCTCCCTAAAGGTAGAACCACTTAA
- a CDS encoding PIN domain-containing protein gives MPDYFWEELKRLHAKLVKITRLSHEEVEFLLEKIGEQIITIDREVYEDFLEEAKRICPDPKDVPYVALAMATATPILAGDKKLTREIKDKVKILPLNEAVRMV, from the coding sequence GTGCCAGATTACTTTTGGGAGGAACTGAAGAGGCTCCATGCTAAATTGGTCAAGATCACTCGTCTTAGTCACGAAGAAGTTGAATTCCTCTTAGAGAAAATCGGAGAACAGATAATTACAATTGATAGAGAGGTTTACGAGGACTTCCTAGAAGAAGCAAAAAGAATATGTCCTGATCCCAAGGACGTTCCTTATGTTGCCCTAGCCATGGCCACAGCAACGCCGATTCTGGCAGGTGATAAAAAGTTAACTAGGGAAATTAAGGATAAGGTAAAGATACTCCCCCTGAACGAGGCTGTTAGGATGGTTTAA
- a CDS encoding aldo/keto reductase: MKDLKVIGDDKVTAIGMGTWGIGGKEIPDYSHDKEAVEALRFGIELGINLIDTAEFYGAGHSEELVGEAIKPYDRDELFIVSKVWPTHFGYESAKKAARASAKRLGTYIDLYLLHWPGTDWRKIEETLHALEDLVDDGLIRYIGVSNFDLELLKRSQEAMRKYEIVVNQVKYSLMDRTPEETGLLDYMKREKITLMAYTPLEKGILARNQCLAEIGRKYKKTAAQVALNYLIWEENVVAIPKAVKKEHIEENFGAMGWRLSKEERERARMCV; encoded by the coding sequence ATGAAGGATCTCAAGGTTATAGGGGATGACAAGGTTACCGCGATAGGAATGGGAACCTGGGGAATTGGGGGGAAGGAAATTCCCGACTACTCCCACGACAAGGAGGCAGTTGAGGCGTTGAGGTTTGGGATAGAGCTGGGCATTAACCTTATCGACACGGCAGAGTTTTATGGGGCCGGCCACAGCGAGGAGTTGGTTGGAGAGGCCATAAAGCCCTACGACAGGGACGAGCTTTTCATAGTCAGCAAGGTCTGGCCAACTCATTTTGGCTATGAATCGGCTAAAAAAGCTGCAAGGGCAAGCGCAAAGAGGCTCGGGACTTACATAGACCTCTACCTTCTTCACTGGCCCGGAACTGACTGGAGGAAAATAGAGGAAACCCTTCACGCGCTGGAGGATCTCGTGGATGATGGACTCATCAGGTACATTGGGGTGAGCAACTTCGACTTGGAACTCCTTAAGCGCTCTCAGGAAGCTATGAGGAAGTACGAGATAGTTGTAAACCAAGTGAAGTACTCGCTTATGGACAGGACTCCCGAGGAAACTGGCTTGCTTGATTACATGAAGAGGGAAAAGATAACGCTCATGGCCTACACCCCTCTCGAGAAGGGCATTTTGGCGAGGAATCAGTGCCTGGCGGAGATAGGGAGGAAGTACAAGAAGACTGCAGCCCAGGTTGCCCTGAACTATTTGATATGGGAGGAGAATGTTGTGGCTATTCCAAAGGCCGTGAAGAAGGAACACATAGAGGAGAACTTTGGGGCGATGGGCTGGAGGTTGAGTAAAGAGGAGAGGGAGAGGGCTAGGATGTGCGTTTAA
- a CDS encoding NTP transferase domain-containing protein: MIVVMAGGRSRRMGKEKPVLKVGGVPMVLRVYEEVSKVDESIVAVSRHTPKTRELCTKEGIEFIETPGAGYVEDINYLLRELGPFISVSSDLPFIKASDVYEMKKEFDGRVSLTGVLPLSLVPRDLNPVVYRGYAIVGVNAVGVEGEEFFILHNPLLALNVNAPWDLELANRITKILGSKVLLERSDLHEGSQGYRG, from the coding sequence ATGATAGTAGTAATGGCGGGTGGAAGGTCAAGGAGAATGGGTAAGGAAAAGCCCGTTCTGAAGGTTGGCGGGGTGCCAATGGTGCTGAGGGTTTACGAAGAGGTTAGCAAAGTTGATGAGAGTATCGTGGCCGTTTCTAGGCATACTCCAAAAACTAGGGAGCTGTGCACTAAGGAGGGAATTGAATTCATCGAAACTCCTGGGGCCGGGTACGTTGAAGATATTAATTACCTATTAAGGGAACTTGGGCCTTTCATAAGCGTTTCCTCTGATTTGCCCTTCATTAAGGCCTCAGACGTCTATGAAATGAAGAAGGAGTTTGATGGAAGGGTAAGCTTGACCGGTGTTTTGCCCTTGAGTTTAGTTCCCAGGGATCTAAATCCCGTCGTGTACAGGGGATATGCAATAGTTGGTGTGAACGCGGTGGGAGTTGAGGGTGAAGAATTCTTCATCTTACACAACCCGTTGCTCGCTTTGAACGTTAACGCACCCTGGGATCTTGAGTTGGCTAATAGAATAACTAAAATACTTGGAAGCAAGGTATTGTTAGAGAGGAGTGATCTCCATGAAGGATCTCAAGGTTATAGGGGATGA
- a CDS encoding DUF4405 domain-containing protein, with protein MRASALLRGIIDFLLTITFIIIAISGIVRYLAPSGRIAESIGWTFLGLSKDSWETIHTYLGFVMIGLVGLHPLIGFNSMITMLRMDLKKSKIEDSWDISILNCAVRWIHSLRQLYS; from the coding sequence ATGAGAGCCTCAGCACTTTTGAGAGGTATAATCGATTTTTTGCTCACTATAACGTTCATCATAATTGCAATCTCTGGAATAGTCCGTTATTTAGCCCCGAGCGGTAGAATTGCCGAATCCATAGGCTGGACTTTCCTAGGACTAAGTAAGGACTCCTGGGAAACCATACATACCTACCTAGGCTTCGTGATGATCGGCTTAGTCGGCCTCCACCCGCTCATAGGGTTCAACAGCATGATAACGATGCTCAGAATGGATCTGAAAAAGTCAAAGATAGAGGATAGCTGGGATATTTCTATCCTTAATTGTGCTGTCCGCTGGATACATAGCCTTCGCCAACTATACAGCTAA
- a CDS encoding ArsR/SmtB family transcription factor translates to MITMVKAEELVTIADALANPVRLKILKLLCEKEWYVYELAKVLGISRQLLYLHLRKLEKAGLVESELRLEEGDPRAKKYYRAKKFRIVIDNEMIKELEM, encoded by the coding sequence ATGATAACCATGGTAAAAGCGGAGGAGCTGGTGACGATCGCGGATGCACTGGCAAACCCGGTCAGACTTAAAATTCTAAAGCTTCTCTGCGAGAAGGAGTGGTACGTTTATGAGCTAGCCAAGGTTCTCGGCATTTCTAGGCAACTCCTGTACCTCCACTTAAGGAAGCTTGAAAAGGCAGGATTGGTGGAGAGCGAGCTTAGATTGGAGGAAGGAGATCCCAGGGCGAAGAAGTATTATAGGGCAAAAAAGTTTAGGATAGTTATAGACAATGAAATGATAAAAGAGCTGGAGATGTGA